CATTGTTTTCCCATTCGTGTGTTGTGGTTAAAAAAAGATGCTGGTGAGAGACCCGCCAGAGATCTCTTCTCATTCTTCAGGCTAATCTTGTGACCGTTGTAATCAGTATGTGATAAACCGTATGCACAGAGAGCACATCATACGCTGGCCTGCTTTGTTTGGCAATCCTAATAGTCTAAAACTAATTAATCTTATACATCCCTCTTGCACGGGCTTGAGCAGATAAACGAGTGAAATCATCTGGCTTTGTCCAAGACAATTAACGACATTTTTTGCCACGCACCGGCCAATAAATGTTAATCTCCATGCCATCATTTGATCTGAAAATAACCCTTTTTCAACGAGGATTTCATGTCGATAAAACCCATTGAATTCGAAAACGGCGTCTGCCGCATGATCGATCAACGCCTGCTTCCGGCGCAGGAGGTGTGGCTGGATTACCGGGATTACCGCAGCGTGGCAGAAGCCATTCAAACCATGGTGGTGCGCGGCGCTCCGGCCATTGGCGTGGCTGCTGCGTTTGGGGCGGCCTTCGCTGCGGCTGAGATTGAGGCGGAGGACTTCGCCATGTTTGAGTCGCAATTTGAGGAGTGCTGTGCGGTACTGGCCGCGACCCGGCCGACGGCGGTGAATCTGTTTTGGGCGTTGGATCGGATGAAATCCGTGGCGAAGGCCAACCAGAAATTGTCCTTGCCGGACCTGCGTCAGGTGCTGCTCGACGAAGCTCTGACCATTGCTGAAGACGATGATCAGATCAACCGCACCATGGGCGCGCATGGCCAGGTGCTGTTTCCCGACAAAGCCAATATTCTCACCCACTGCAATGCCGGGGCGTTGGCGACGGGTGGTTATGGCACGGCGCTGGGGGTGATCCGTGCGGCGGTGGAAGCGGGCAAGCAGATTGAGGTGTTTGCCGATGAGACGAGACCGTTTTGGCAGGGGGCGCGTTTGACCGCCTGGGAGCTGATGCAGGATGATATCCCGGTAACGGTGATCTGCGATAACATGGCCGGCTATCTGATGCAGCAGGGCCGCGTGGATGCGGTGATTGTTGGTGCTGACCGTATTACCGCCAACGGCGACGTGGCCAACAAGATCGGCACCTACACCGTGGCGGTGCTGGCCAAGGAGCATGGCATTCCGTTTTACGTGGCCGCACCCATGTCGACCATTGACCTGAGTTTGACGGACGGCTCGCAAATTCCCATTGAGGAGCGCGATCCGCGGGAGGTAACACATTGCGGTGATACCCAACTGGCTCCGGACGGCGTCAAAGTGTACAACCCGGCATTTGATGTGACGCCGTCGCATCTGGTGACGGCCATCATCACCGAACGCGGTGTGGTTCAAGGGGATTACCTTAACGGCTTGAAGGCGCTGGCACAGTAAAGGGGCTGATATGGACGAGCAGATGGAACGACTGACGACACTGTTGCAGCAGACTGATGAAGGAACCAAGGAACAACTGTGTGCCTGTATCACGGCCATGGGGTTTGCTGAACCGGAACGCAGCGTGACCAATCTGCAACTGCTGTTCGAGGTTTTGGACGATGCGCCGTTGGTGGCGCGTCAGGCTCAGGTGGCGTTGACCTGCGGTGATCCCGATCTGGCGCTGAACAATCTGGAGCGCTGCAGTAACACTGTTGATCCGCTGCAGTTGGCGCATTGTCTGTCCGATGAGATCAACAACCGCCAATTGATGGTGATGCTCGGAGCGTCGCCGTTTTTGACCGGTATTTTGTGCCGCGATGCCGAATATTTTATCGACCTGTTTATCCGTGGCGAAGTCGACCGTAAAAAAGACGTTGATCTCATGGTGGCCGAGCTGGGCCAGCGGCTTGATCCTGAAACGGATTTTGATGCGTTGCAACGCTGTCTGCGCCGTTACAAATATCGCGAAGTGCTGCGCATCAGTGCCCGTGATCTCAGTGAAACGGCTAATCTCGAAGAGGTGACAGCGGAACTCTCCAGCCTGGCCGCCGCCACACTACGCATTGCCTGCAATCATTGTGAACGGCTACTGCAACAGGAATTGGGGGCACCGCTCCTTGATGAACCGGATGAGCAGGGCCGCGAGCTGGCCACCTTTACTGTGCTCGGCATGGGTAAATTCGGTGGTTGGGAGCTCAATTTCTCATCTGACATCGATCTGATCTATTTCTATTCCGCCACCCAGGGCACAACCAGCGGCATCACCAATGAAAAAGGGGAAACCGAAAACCAGGTCACCCTGCATCAGTATTTCGTCAAACTGGCCGATATGGTGACCAAAGCCATTGGCCAGGTGACCGAAGATGGTTTTGTCTTTCGCGTTGATCTTGATTTGCGCCCCGAAGGACGTAGCGGCGAGATGGCCTGTTCTTTACTCGCGGCGGAGACCTATTATGAAAGCTGGGGGCAGAACTGGGAGCGCTCAGCCATGATGAAAGCACGGCCGGTGGCCGGTGATCTTGATCTTGGCGAACGTTTGTTGTGGGCTCTTGAGCCGTTTATCTATCGGCGCTACCTCGATTACGGCATGATCGAAGACCTCAAGGAGATGAAGCAGAAGATCGACTGCCGACAAGCTCAGCAGCGTGATTGCCAGAACAACCTCAAATTGGGGCGCGGCGGCATTCGTGAGATCGAATTCTTCATTCAGGCTTTGCAGTTGATCTTTGCCGGAAAAAATCCTCAAGTACGCCAGCGCAGCACCCTTAAGGCCATGGTGCTGTTGCGCGAAGCCGGACATTTGAGCGCTGAAGATGCGGCGACATTGCGCCAGGCGTATATCTTTTTGCGCACCGTAGAACATCGCATTCAGGTGGTGCAGGAGCGGCAGACCCATAATTTGCCCACGCACGATCATGACATGCTTTCTCTGGCACGTCGCAGTGGTTTTGACCGCCAGGATGCCTTTGAGGACCGCCTGCAACAACATCGTGACGACGTGGTGCGCATCTATCGCGAACTGTTTTACGCCGGAGAAGATCAGGCTGAAGATGTCATCAAACCGCAGGTGCGCGCGTTGCTCGATGATTCCGTTGACAGCGACTTTACCAAAGACTTGCTCGAGGAGGTCGGCTTTCAGGATGTGGAACAGGGCTTCGAAAGTTTGTGCCGGTTGCGTGAGGGCAAATACGGCTCGCCCATGACGCGGCGGGTACGGCGGTATTTTCAGCGGATTCTGCCAGTCTTGATTCAAGAGATTGTCGAATCGCCCGAACCGGATATGGCTCTGAACAATCTTGAAGAGTTTCTGATGCGGATTCGGGCTCACGGCACCTTTTATGCTCTGATGGCAGAGAACCACGCCATTGTCCGGTTGTTGATCTCACTGTTCAGCACCAGCAAATTTTTATCGCGGATTTTTATCCAGCGCCCGGAAATTCTCGATTCACTGGTGTCGAGTGGCTATGCTGTCGAATTCAAATCGCTTGAAGTGCTGCGCGATGAGCTGACCGAGCAATTGGAGCAGTCGCTGGATTATGAAGATCGCCTTGATCAGTTGCGCCGCTTCCGCAGTGAAGAGTTTTTGCGCATTGCCCTCAACGATCTGCGCGGCGACCAGTTGCAGGGGCGTACCACCATGCAGCTCAGTTGCCTGGCCGTCGTGTGCCTCGAAGCGGCGGTAGAGATGGCGCGCAATGAGCTGATCCCCCGCTTTGGTCTGCCCTATTGCCCTCTTGAACATGGCTGGAAAGAAGCCGAGTTTGCTGTGCTTGGCATGGGCAAATTGGGTGGTATGGAGATCAACTATCACTCCGATCTCGATATCATCTTTATCTACAGCGGACAGGGCAAGAATCGCCCGGCCAAAGGGACCGATCCCGATCGTTTTAAGGAGATCTCCAACCAGGAGTATTTCTCCAAGCTGGCCCAGCGGGTGATCTCCGTATTAACCCTGGCCACCCGTGAAGGGCGGGTCTATGAGATCGATACCCGGTTACGTCCTTCCGGCAATCAAGGACCGCTGGTCACCAGCTTGACCGCGTATCAGAACTACCATGAAGAATCGGCCCAATTGTGGGAGCGCCAGGCGTTGACCAAGGCACAGGTGGTGGTGGGGCCGCCGCGGATCACCGAACAGATCGAGGCGATTAACGACCAGGTGACCTGGGAAAAACCATTGCCCCAGGAGCTAAAAGCCGAAATTTACCGCCTGCGCAGTCGCATGGAGCGCGAAATCGCTAAGGAGGGGGAATCACAGTTCAATATCAAAACCGGCCGAGGCGGCATGGTTGATGTCGAGTTCCTCGTTCAGTACCTGCAGTTGGTGCATGGTAAAGATGTGCCGGAGATTCGCGTATGTAACACTTTGGCGGCTCTGCACGCCATTGGTGATAAGGGGTTGTTGCTCAAAGAGGTTGCTGATGAACTTGAGGACGGCTATAGATTCCTGAGGCGTTTGGAAAACAAACTGCGCCTGGTCCATGACCAGTCGTTTAATCAGATCTCAAAGGATAAAGTCAGCCTGCGTCGCCTGGCTCGGCGTCTTGGCTATACCAAAGAAACGGATTTGCCGGAGCGGCAGTTCCTGAGAGCCTATCGCAAGATGACCGAACAGATTCGTACCCATTTTGATCATTATCTTAAACCTGAAGCGGGTCAGTAAGCTCGGCTTGACTGACTGAAATAATAAGCCCTCTAACCGATGGAGATAACGCAATGAGTCGATTGAAAATTGTCGGCCTGATGCTGTTGGTAGCCTGTGTGCTCAGCGGCTGTGGTTGCCTGGATATTCCCTGCGTATAACACATGCAGATAAGAATGGCGCTGAAGAGGTTCAGCGCCGTTCTTGTTTTTATTTAGCGCTGCGGCTTTTTCGTTCAGCAGCACTGAACGTCAGCGCGTGAACCACTGAAGAGCAAGGTCAAGATCAAAGTCAAGGTCGCCGGGTTTCGTCCCGGCAGCCGACATATTTTTGACTGGCCGCTCAAAAGTATGGAAAAGCCGGCTTAAACTTCTCCTGAACCTGGATCAACCGACAATGTGTCAGTTTCACTGATTCGGCTTGCCGCCCTTTAGGTCGACGAATCGTGCAACTCATCATCTTTGGCGTAAAACGTTGATAACGGTTTGATGCAACTCCATATTCCTACCGTGGCACTGATCAAACGGGTGGGCAGTGCCCACCCTTCGACAGAGTGTTATTTAGCTCCCAAGCCCTCCCGTTCAGCAGCACCGAACGTAATGAACGTCAGCGCGATGGTTGTCGGCAACTTGTTTGAGCGCCAGCAAGTTTTGCCGACATCGCGATGTAAGTAAATGGAGTGAGGGAACCCGTAAGGGTGCAATGACGAGAGTCGATTTTGCCTCCCTTTTTTCGACGCAAAAGGGAGCCGACGGGCGGGCGCGGAAGCCCGCGTCATGTGCGTACCATCGTTGCGAACGGATGAAGTTTGCTAGAGCGATTAGTTTCGGATTGCGAACCACTTAAGGTCAAGATCAAAGTCAAGGTCGCCGGGTTTCGTCCCGGCAGCCGACATGCTTTTGACTGGCCGCTCAAAAGTATGCAAAAGCCGGCTTGAACTTCTCCTGAACCTGGATCAACCTATAATGGATTTGTTTCCGTTATGCCTCACTGATTCGGTTTTCCGCCCTTTAGGTCGGCAAATCGTGCGACTCATCACTATTGGCGTAAAACGTTGATAACATATTATGTCGCGTTCTATCTCTGGTGTGGCTCCGATCTAACGGGTGGGACGGAGCCCACCCTTGCAGTTGTGTGTTGTTTTGCACCTCTGCGCTCCCTTTCAGCAGCACCGACACCTACGTTGTGCATACTAACACTGTGAAAGAAAGAGGTTCGCCAGTGTGGTTTGTTCCAAATTTCTAACCACATAGACGGTCAAGCGCAGTCAAAAGTCCTTTAGGTTCTTATCCAGCAAATGACGCGGCTGCACATTGCGCATGGCATTGAGCAGACTGTTTTTGATCTGCGGAATCTCCCCCTGCAACTCTTCAATCAATACTTTCATCCGTTGGCGTTTTTGATCGCGGCGCACCAGCATCGGGCAGCTGCAGTCGACGCGGGGAATGTTGCGTAACGCCGTCCATTGGTCAATGAGGTGTTCTTCAACATACACCAGTGGCCGGATGACGGTTTGCTCGCCGTTGTCGGCCAGAAGCTTGGGACTCATGGCACTGATGGTGCCGGAGTAGAACTGATTGAGCAGCAGGGTTTCGATATGGTCGTCGAGATGGTGGCCGAGGGCGACCTTGTTGCAGCCGAGTTTTTGAGCCGTGGTGTAGAGTGCTCCACGACGCAACCGAGCACAGAACGCGCAGTACGACGAGCCGGGACGCAGGTGGGCGTTGATCACTTCTTCGCCATTGGTGGTTTCAAGATGGGCTGTGAAGCCCTGTTCGGTCAGATAGTGGGTGATGGTGGCGGTGTCAAAGCCATCAAAGCCGGGATTGATGGTTACCGGCACCAGCTCGTAGTGGATCGGCGCACGCCGACACAGCTCTTTGAGCACATGGAGCATGGTCCACGAGTCTTTACCGCCGGAGATGGCAACCAGAATGCGGTCGTTTTCCTCAATCAGGTTGAAATCGCCCACGGCCTTGCCGGCCAGGCGTTTGATTTTGTCAAAAAGTTTCTGTTCGTTCACTGGAGGATTCTTTTTGTGGAATAGGGGTCGTAGCGCTGACTATAGCGAGGTCGTGTCTCGGGATCAAGAGATGTCTTCAGGGAAATGCCTCATGAGTTAGCAAGATGCGATGCCGCGATTAAAAACGCGTGTTGCTTTTTCGGCTTGCGTCGTTAAAAAGCCCCCGGATGGGACTTTTTTCAACACCCTGTTAAGCAGCGTTCTTTTGTTTCTCCCGTTGGATCAGAGTGGCAGACAGGTTGGCTTTGGAGGGAAAATAGCGGTACACCATCTGCTTGGTTACGGTGGCCTGGCGGGCAACGGCATCCATGCTGGTGGCGTCGTAACCATGGGCAAGAAACAGTTGTTTCGCTGCGTTGAGGATTCCGACATTTTTTTTGTGTAGTTTTTATCCGCTTTTGCTTTAGGCGGAGGTTACTTCCTTGACCAAGCGGCTGTCAGGGTTTAGCCAGTCATGCTTGCCAGTATGAAGAAATAATACTTGCGGGTCTGATTTTGTGTGAGCTGTGAAAATGGTGTCAACGATGGAGAACTGTTTACGAATTATCAGCAGGCACAACGTATGGCCGAATCTCTTGGTGAGCAGGGACACGCAGAGTGGTGGATCGAGCCTAAGGTGCCTTTGTTAAAGGGATTCTTATCTTTCTAGCCACCAGAAAAAAGTAATTTCTCGGGTGAAAAAAAATCTACAATAGGATATTGTGATGAGAGTCATTTGGGTGGGTTATTTTTTTACCGTCGAGTTCTTATGGAAAAGCTGCCAGTAGAAAAAGCGATTGGTCGTTCTTTGGCCCATGATTTAACCGAAGTCAATCCGTGCTATCGACGGAAGTGTGTGGCCTTTTGCCGTGGGCATGTCATCCGCGAACAGGACTTGGATGTGCTCAAACAGATGGGCAAGCGCCATCTTTATGTCGGGCCCGTTGACACGGGACAGATTCATGAAGACCAGGTTGCTTTGGCTCTGGCACCTTATCTGGCTGGAGAGGGAATAGGGCACGACCGGGTCACCAAAGAGGGCAAGGTGAATTTTCGTGCATTGAATGCCGGGTTGTTCCGTGTCGATATCGAGCGATTGGCAGAGCTGAACCGGATGGCGGTTCCTTCCATGCCGACGATTCATGATCGTTTTCCTGTCGTCGAAGGAAAGGTTGTGGCGGCTTTTCGTATCATCCCACTGACGTGCAGTGAACGTGTTTTTGACCGGATGAAAGCCGTTGCCGAAACGCCGTTGATCTGGCTCGACCCGTACGTCATTCAGCGCGCGGCAATTGTTGTGACCGGGTCCGAGGTTTATTCGGGAGTTGTTGAGGATCGCTTTGTTCCACGGTTACGCTATAAGCTGCAGCAGTTGGGTGTTGAAACAACTTTTTCAGCCATTGTTCCTGATGACCGTCGCGCCATTGCCGAAGCCGTAACGAAGGCGGAACAGGCTGCAGAACTGGTGTTGGTGACTGGAGGAACATCGGTGGACCCGGATGATGTGACGTTTCAAGCCATGGCTGATGTGGGCGTCACGTTCCAACGCCGTGGTAATCCGGTGCAGCCGGGGAACCATATGAGCCTTGGCAGTAAATCGCAGCGCGTTTTTTGTTCCGTTCCTGCGGCAGCATTGCATTTTCAGACCACCGCATTGGATCTGTTTTTGCCGAGATTGCTGACCGGCGACATGCCAACAGATGAGGAGTTGGCCAGTGCCGGTCATGGTGGGCTGTGTCATTTTTGTGAACCCTGCGTTTATCCCGTGTGCCCCTTTGGCCGCTTTTAGGACCTGATCATGTCACCTGTCTCCTATCCTGATGCACTGCGTTCCCTGCTGACGGCTGTCTCACCGGTTGGTAAAGAAACGGTTTGCATTGGTGATGCGTTGCACCGCATTACGGCTGAAAGGGTGCTGGCACCACAGCCGTTACCCAACAGTCGGCGTAGTGCTGTGGATGGTTTTGCACTCGCTGACGTGACGCGTCGTCAGTGGCGGGTGGCTGGTAGCCGTGCTGCAGGCGAGTTAGCGACGGACCCTCTGGCCGAAGAAGATGCCTTAGCGGTGATGACCGGAGGCGGCGTTCCCGACAATGCCAAGGCTGTTGTGCGGGTCGAAGAGAGTCATCAGCTTGGCGATTCCCTGTGTTTGGCGGATGGTGTGGTTGCCAACGGGAATATCAATGAACTCGGTCATGAGCTGATGCCCGGATACTCGTTGTTGGATGCGGGGTGCCGGATGGATGCGATTCGTCATAGTACCTTGTGCTATGCCGGAGTGAGTGACCTTTGTGTCTATCGTCCACTACGGGTGGGGGTGATGTTGTCAGGGGGCGAATTGCTGACGCCCGGCACGCCACCGCGTCCTGGGAGCAGTTACGAATGTCATCGGGCCCTGTTGCAACCGACTCTGGAACAATTAGGCTGTCAGTGTACGTTTGCTGGTCCGGTCGCAGATGATCCTCAACGCATTCATGACACGGTTGAGCAATTGGCCGAGCATCATGACCTCATTGTCACCAGTGGCGGTGTATCGATGGGGAAGTATGATTTTGTTCGACCGTTGCTGAAACAGCAGGAGTTTGAGTTGGTGGTTGATCGGACAAAAATTAAACCGGGAAGCCCGTTGCTGGCGGCAAAGCGCGGTGAGCAGTTGTTTGTGGCTATGCCGGGGTATCCGGCAGCGTTCCTGATCAATTTGTTTTTATATCTGGTTCCGGTGATAAAACGACTGGCCGGTTGGCAACGTTATGCCCCCTTATGGCAACACGAAGTTTTAAATGCTCCGTTGCGTGGGCGAGTCGGGCGCAGCGATATGATTCGTATTCAAAAACGGGCCGAAAAAGTGGCTCCTCTGGCGGATCAACTCACCTCGCATTATTGCGGTTTTGCTCAAGCCGAGGGGCTGGCCTGGCTCGATGAAACCCGGTCACATGCCACTGCAGGTGAATCGGTGGCAGTGTGCTGGTTTGATGCGTTGGTCAATGATGGAGGGCAGTGATATGGCTCAACCGATTTTGTGTGCCCTGAGCGGCTGGTCCGGTAGCGGCAAAACCACGTTGGTCTGTGCCATTGTCCGTTACCTGGAGCGTCACCACCGGATGCGGGTCGGTGTGATTAAACATGATGGTCACAGGTTTCCTGCCGATGTCAGTGGTTCTGATACCTGTCGTTTGGCCGAAGCCGGAGCGGTGCGAACCGTATTGTGCGGCGAGGATGGTCTGGTGGTGCGCGAGACAGAAACCCCGCCGCCTTCCATGGAGGCGTTGATTGACCGGTTTGGCGCTGATCTGGATATCTTGCTGCTTGAGGGTTTCAAAAACGCCGATGTCGACAAAATTGAGGTCTACCGATCAAGTCAGGGGAAAACCCCTTTGTTTCTGCACCCGGATCGTTATCCCCGTGTCGTGGCTGTGGCCACCGATACCCCGCTTGATGATGGTACGGCACCGCAGCAATTGGATCTCAACTGTCCCGAGCAGATCGCCGAATTTATTCTTAAACGCAATAAAGCTGTTCTCAAGGTGAGCGCATGACTCTGATTGATCCGTACCAACGCACTATTAATTATCTGCGTCTGTCCATTACCGATCAGTGTAATTTGCGTTGCCGGTACTGCCAGCCGCATGGTCGGGCGGCAAATCGGACTCGCCGACTTTTGCGTGATCGGGAAATCATGTTTTTGGCTCAACAGGCGATTGATCTCGGGGTGGAGAAAATTCGTATCACCGGGGGCGAGCCGTTGGTACGCTCCGGGGTGATTCGTCTGCTGTCTGAATTGCGTGCTCTGGAAGGGTTGCAGCACCTGGTTTTGACCACCAATGGTCTGTTGTTGTCGCGTTATGCGCCCGATCTGGCTGCTGCCGGGGTCAAGCGGATCAATGTCAGTATTGATTCATTACGCCACGAGCGTTTTCGCGAGATAACCCGTGGTGGTTCGTTGGTGGAATGGTGTCGTGGCATCGATGCCGCAGAGAAAGCCGGGTTGACGGTTAAACTCAATGTGGTGGTCATGGCCGGTGTCAATGATGATGAAGTGGTCGATTTTGTTCGCTTTGCCAGTCAGCGGGACTGGACCGTGCGCTTTATTGAATATATGCCGTTTGCCGGCGACCACTATAAGGCGATGGATGAACAGGTGTTGCACGAACGTCTTGATCGGGCAGGTTTTTCACTGGCACCGCTGCCGTCCGGGAAAGTCGCCGGACCGGCGCGTGAATATGCTGTGGCTGGGCGAGCGGGAAAAGTTGGTTTTATCTCTGCGCGTTCCTGTCCGTTTTGCCAACAGTGCAACCGCTTACGCGTTACGGCTTACGGTGAAGGGCGCGGATGTCTGTTCAGCACTGAAGGAATCAATGTGAGACCGGCGCTGGAAGCGTTTGACTGTGAACTGTTGAAAGATCAGCTGATGCAACTGGCCTCTCAGAAGCCCCAGCAGTATGTGTCGCTGGATCGGGGAGAGCAGGTGGTTATGTCGGCCATTGGCGGGTAGGGAGCGATGTCAAAATCCGATGTCACCGGTATAATCCTTGCCGGAGGGAAAAGTCGCCGCATGGGACGGGAAAAATTGTTTCTCGATGTTGGTGGCCAGCCGTTGTTCGAGCGTGTTTTTTATCCCTTACGGATGGTGTTTGATGACATACTGATTGTTGCCAATGATCAGAAACGTTTTGAGCGCTATCAGGTTCCGCTGGTCAGCGATATTTATCCCGGTAGTGCTCTGGGGGGGCTCTACAGCGGTTTGATGCACGCTGCGACTCCTTGGGGCTTTGTCTGTGCTGCGGATATGCCGTTTGTCAATTTGAGTCTGATCCGTTATCTTTTAACACAGACGACGAATTACGATATTGTGGTGCCGGTCAGTGAGCAGGGTGTGGAACCACTGTTTGCCTGTTATTCGAAACGTTGCCTTCCCGCCATGGAGCAGGCGCTGGAAAACAGGCAGTATAAAATTATCGATGTTTGGGAAACACTGCGCGTATGCGAGGTCCCCATGACGAAATTTCGCCATCTTCCGGCAATAGAGACCGCGTTTATCAATCTCAACCGTGAAGAAGATGTCCATTACAGTCATCAATTGCTGACCCCGAAACGGGGATAAGAGGAAAGGAACTTACTATGTTCGGATTGGGGACGACGGAACTGCTGGTTATTCTCGGCATCGTTGTTGTTTTGTTCGGAGCGAAACGGCTACCTCAGCTGGGTTCGGGTCTGGGCAAGGGAATCAAAAATTTTAAACAGGGCATAAAAGAGAACGACACCGAAAGTCTTGAAGACAAACCGGATGACAAGTGAGATTATTGCCCAAAACTCAACTAATCTGTCATTCGTGTTAAAGGAGCTGCCATGTTTGGGATAGGAATGCCGGAACTGCTGGTGATTCTGGTCATCGCCCTGATTTTTATCGGTCCGGGCAAGCTACCCGAGGTTGCCCGATCTCTGGGCCGGGGGATGCGCGAATTTCGCCGCGCCACGCATGACATCAAACAGACCTTTGATGTTGAGGCTGAAGTGATCACGGAATCCCCTACACCGGAAAAAGTGACTGCTGCTGCCAAAAATACCGCTGACGAAGAACATCCGCGCAACGATAACGCCGAGAAAAAAGGTGACGCTCACCATGGCTGATCGTGAGCAATCTCTGGTCAGCCACCTCGAAGAGTTGCGCCGTCGCCTGGTTGTTGCCGTGTTGGCCTGGCTGATCGGTTTTGCTGCCTGTTATCACAAGGCTGAATGGTTGTTTGATCAGATTGCCCAACCGGTTCAGCAGGCGTTGCCCGATGGCAGTTCTCTGGTGTTTATCCACGCCACCGAGCCGTTTTTTGCCTATCTGAAAGTCGCGGCCCTGGCGGGTTTTATTGTCGCTTTGCCAATCATTCTCTGGCAATTGTGGATGTTTGTCTCGCCGGGGATGTACAGCCATGAACGACGGATGGCCATTCCCTTCGTGTTGCTCAGTTGTCTGTGCTTCGGCACCGGAACTTATTTCGGTTTTATCTATGTTTTCCCTGTCGTTTTTACCTTCCTGATCAACTTCGGTCTGGCCGCCGGTGATGTTAGTGCTATGCTGTCCATGGGCGCCTACCTGAGCATGGCCATCCATCTGCTGATGGCGTTCGGGGTGGTGTTTGAATTGCCCATTGTTCTCATGTTTCTCGCCCGCATCGGCTTGGTCGACTACCACTGGCTGGCTAAGCAGCGTCGTTACGCTCTGTTGCTGGGATTTATCGTCGGTGCCGTCCTCACGCCTCCTGACCTGTTTTCTCAGGTCTCCATTGCCCTGCCGTTTGTTGTGCTCTATGAACTGGGGATATGGGGGGCGCGTCTGGTGGGAAAGACACGGGACAGTGACGATGAAGATGCCGAGATTGATCAATAGAACGTTACGGTCGAGCTCTTATGTTTTACATCGTTCAATTTAAGCGGCACAGTCCTCACGTTCAGGCCATGTCACGTACGTACCAGGCTGTACTCACGAGAGTCAATGTGCTGATTGGTGTTGTCTCACCGGTAATGTGCGGTTGAGTGCCACTCGACTCTGATATCAGACGCAACAAAGCCGGTTCGGGGAGGCATCCGAACCGGCTTTGTTTATGTGTGTATCAAAACTAGGAAGAAAGGAGAACAAAACCTGCCTGCCACAACAAGCTTTGATGGTTATGACTCTACCAATGGATGTCAGCTTAAAACACCGCCAGACGCGTAAAAAATTGCACCCTGAGACACGAAACTGAACTGTGTATCTGCACAGCCTGTTTGCTGCTTTTTTCTTACATGACCGATCTTACTGCGATTTTTGAGTGGACCCTCCCTGCCTTCTTCATGCCTGATTTTTCTGCCCGCCTTGAGTAACGTTTTTTCTCTATTACGCTTTAAATAGCTTGCGTGGAAAAAGCCACGACTGCGTTCACGTTTTGATTATCAGAACAGGTGGGAAACAATGAAAACGACATTTTTTATTCTTGTGCTGAGCCTGATGCTGGTGCCAGCCGGCGCTTTTGCCGACAAAGCCATTTTCGCCGGCGGTTGTTTCTGGTGCATGGAATCCGATTTTGAAAAACTATCCGGTGTGACAGACGTTGTCAGCGGGTTTACCGGTGGAACCGTGGAAAACCCGACCTACAATGGCAGTCACGAAGGGCATTATGAAGCCGTTGAAATTGAGTACGATCCACGTGTTGTCAGTTATCAGGACTTGTTGGAGTATTACTGGGTCAATATCGACCCTTTTGACGCACGGGGCCAGTTCTGTGATAAAGGCACTAGT
This DNA window, taken from Desulfuromonas acetoxidans DSM 684, encodes the following:
- a CDS encoding molybdopterin-binding protein; its protein translation is MEKLPVEKAIGRSLAHDLTEVNPCYRRKCVAFCRGHVIREQDLDVLKQMGKRHLYVGPVDTGQIHEDQVALALAPYLAGEGIGHDRVTKEGKVNFRALNAGLFRVDIERLAELNRMAVPSMPTIHDRFPVVEGKVVAAFRIIPLTCSERVFDRMKAVAETPLIWLDPYVIQRAAIVVTGSEVYSGVVEDRFVPRLRYKLQQLGVETTFSAIVPDDRRAIAEAVTKAEQAAELVLVTGGTSVDPDDVTFQAMADVGVTFQRRGNPVQPGNHMSLGSKSQRVFCSVPAAALHFQTTALDLFLPRLLTGDMPTDEELASAGHGGLCHFCEPCVYPVCPFGRF
- a CDS encoding helix-turn-helix domain-containing protein produces the protein MLNAAKQLFLAHGYDATSMDAVARQATVTKQMVYRYFPSKANLSATLIQREKQKNAA
- the mtnA gene encoding S-methyl-5-thioribose-1-phosphate isomerase; this encodes MSIKPIEFENGVCRMIDQRLLPAQEVWLDYRDYRSVAEAIQTMVVRGAPAIGVAAAFGAAFAAAEIEAEDFAMFESQFEECCAVLAATRPTAVNLFWALDRMKSVAKANQKLSLPDLRQVLLDEALTIAEDDDQINRTMGAHGQVLFPDKANILTHCNAGALATGGYGTALGVIRAAVEAGKQIEVFADETRPFWQGARLTAWELMQDDIPVTVICDNMAGYLMQQGRVDAVIVGADRITANGDVANKIGTYTVAVLAKEHGIPFYVAAPMSTIDLSLTDGSQIPIEERDPREVTHCGDTQLAPDGVKVYNPAFDVTPSHLVTAIITERGVVQGDYLNGLKALAQ
- the glnE gene encoding bifunctional [glutamate--ammonia ligase]-adenylyl-L-tyrosine phosphorylase/[glutamate--ammonia-ligase] adenylyltransferase; translated protein: MDEQMERLTTLLQQTDEGTKEQLCACITAMGFAEPERSVTNLQLLFEVLDDAPLVARQAQVALTCGDPDLALNNLERCSNTVDPLQLAHCLSDEINNRQLMVMLGASPFLTGILCRDAEYFIDLFIRGEVDRKKDVDLMVAELGQRLDPETDFDALQRCLRRYKYREVLRISARDLSETANLEEVTAELSSLAAATLRIACNHCERLLQQELGAPLLDEPDEQGRELATFTVLGMGKFGGWELNFSSDIDLIYFYSATQGTTSGITNEKGETENQVTLHQYFVKLADMVTKAIGQVTEDGFVFRVDLDLRPEGRSGEMACSLLAAETYYESWGQNWERSAMMKARPVAGDLDLGERLLWALEPFIYRRYLDYGMIEDLKEMKQKIDCRQAQQRDCQNNLKLGRGGIREIEFFIQALQLIFAGKNPQVRQRSTLKAMVLLREAGHLSAEDAATLRQAYIFLRTVEHRIQVVQERQTHNLPTHDHDMLSLARRSGFDRQDAFEDRLQQHRDDVVRIYRELFYAGEDQAEDVIKPQVRALLDDSVDSDFTKDLLEEVGFQDVEQGFESLCRLREGKYGSPMTRRVRRYFQRILPVLIQEIVESPEPDMALNNLEEFLMRIRAHGTFYALMAENHAIVRLLISLFSTSKFLSRIFIQRPEILDSLVSSGYAVEFKSLEVLRDELTEQLEQSLDYEDRLDQLRRFRSEEFLRIALNDLRGDQLQGRTTMQLSCLAVVCLEAAVEMARNELIPRFGLPYCPLEHGWKEAEFAVLGMGKLGGMEINYHSDLDIIFIYSGQGKNRPAKGTDPDRFKEISNQEYFSKLAQRVISVLTLATREGRVYEIDTRLRPSGNQGPLVTSLTAYQNYHEESAQLWERQALTKAQVVVGPPRITEQIEAINDQVTWEKPLPQELKAEIYRLRSRMEREIAKEGESQFNIKTGRGGMVDVEFLVQYLQLVHGKDVPEIRVCNTLAALHAIGDKGLLLKEVADELEDGYRFLRRLENKLRLVHDQSFNQISKDKVSLRRLARRLGYTKETDLPERQFLRAYRKMTEQIRTHFDHYLKPEAGQ